One Glycine max cultivar Williams 82 chromosome 8, Glycine_max_v4.0, whole genome shotgun sequence genomic window, TCTGTTAGCTGTGCCATCTTTTAGCAAGAACatggactaaaatgaaaaaaaaaataagaagaaaaaaaccaaaataaaaataatcttatattattgcaatcaaaaaattattgaagctttaaatttttctttaaacaaaataaaattaatatttctatccatacaatttatttttttattgttgttttttaaaatttacccatgtttaaattttaaaataaaattccaaaattattttatttccatttcatACAGTATGAAATACGTggcaaacataaaataaaataaatgagtttaatttttattttcacataataAAAACTTATAATTCTGATGGAATAATTTGAAtgctaaaatcattttaatagcATATTTAGgaaataaatattgtatttaatgagtatattataaaaataattgagaaatctttttttttcttactaagTATATCCTCAACTgatattcaaaatttaactCCTTTCAAAATGTAGAGATTCCGAATTAGATTTTGCttcttccaataaaaaaatttcattttttttcattcctttcgaaatgtaaaaattattgaattggattttacttttttttaataaagtctTCTTCATTTATTAATTCCTTTTGAAGTGTAAAGATGATTGAAATGGATTTTGATTccttatcataaataatatattctaattaTCAATTGCATTTTTTGGGGGAAGTGTCAGTTACTTCACtctttttcaatatatatttttacttcgCATTTCTAGAAGAAAGcagaaggaaaaggaaaaaaaaagaagtcttCTGTGCATTTATTGGTTTCGGTTAAATAGAGGCttgttatttttgtaataatatgaaaatgacTAATCTCGACATATTTCATGATAATCTATATTCTACAATGTCCATCCGTTTGGTCCCATGATTTCTCTATCTATTTCTCCACAcgtctattttataaaaactttgaaatttttttttcttttttttttcctaagagaACTGTCTTGTTTCGCTAATAATTTTGATAGTAATTGATATTGATGAGCTTGTCAAATATCACTAAATAATCCAATAGATGTGACCTTGTAATGCATATATTATATAGAAATCGGATGCATCAGTGCCCCTTTTATGTCGTTTTTCATTCATGGCTTAAAATCAGCACCGACACATTACAAATAGGtctaaatattaaatttgtgatGGTGAGTATTAAACAATAACACTTGTTTTTTAGTTGAAAATAATGGTACCAACTTATTCAGCTTCCTATATGAGTTGttggtttttccttttctttttttttttaaaaaaggaaatagaCAAAACTAGAATCCACGAAGGAACACAAAACATGATGAGAAACATCCCCGAAGAGCACTAGGGATATAAAATCAGGAGGAAACTCAAATATTCTCTGGTTGAGATTTGATGAAAGATTATATCTAGCAAGAAGATCCTGTAAAATATGCTGAAGAGTGAAGAGCCTTgcggatttttattttaattagtgcATGATCACACATTTATTTTCTGTGTTGTTCAATCAACCTTTGTAGCTCCTCCTTTCTCACTCCCACCACTTTATTAGCCACTTTGCCTTTCTTAAGCAGCATGAAAGTTGGCATTCCCTGTACTTGGTAATGTTGAGATACCTCctgttttcatttatatattgtaAATCCAAATCAGTTCCCAAGTTCTAGAAATTATTTGTAACTATAATATAAGAAAAGTGTAAAATAtgctttaagttttttatttttcagtcaaAATTAGTTTGAgtctttacatttttaaaacattgattttattctgtgtttttttttataattagtaaattttgtctctttttataCAACTTAAAGATATTAGGATGAGGGATAAAATTCTtcgattataaaaaaaaattacgaaaatcaaaatcatcatttttaaaatatagaaattaagacaaattttaaacataaaactaactaaaatgCATTTTAcccataataaaatttatattagtatatgatttttaaaattaggaaCAAATGAGTTAAAGTGAAAAGGAGTGATTGTTATACCATTAACTCATCCACATCAATCTTGACAAACTCAACATCTCTGTATTTTGTAGCAAACTCTTGGATAACTGGATCCATGAGTTTGCAAGGTCCACACCATGATGCAGTGAAATCAACCACCATCTGTAGCAAAGAAAAACAATCTCATAGTAAAACCAAATTTTTCTTCTGGGCTTAAAAGTAAAACCAAAAATTTTACCAGTTAATATTCCTAACATACCAGTTTGTTAGTTTGTTTCAAGGCATCAAAGTGAGCATTCCATTTAGCAGTGGAATGGAAAGTAAGCACTTGAGATGACTCTGATGACCTAGCAACATATGCCATGGCCATGTCAATGATTAATGGTTCCTTCTTCTAGGAATGATAAACCAAAATTGACTTGTGAGCTTGTATGAATCAAAGGTAAATCGAAAGGAAAAGAGGTTCTCTGTTTTGGATGATGGAAAATTAAGCTAGAGTGAATGCCCTATATATAGAACAAAGTAGTGGTAACTATTATATGATTTCTTTAGAAACGAATCAGATTCTTCAGTGTGTGGCAAGCTGTAAATTGGACCCTCATAGCTAGGTAGTTTAATTAGGGGACACAATTCAGAGCATAAGTACCTGTTGAAAATCGATGGTCCCGACATCATTCTCGTCCCATGATGTTCATATGAAAGTACAGTTACCTCTTCAAATTCCCATTTTTGggtattaagtttttttttttcccttcttgTAGACAAAAGTATAACCTTGTCTACAGTATGCTTCCCAATGTACAAAATCATATACTTCGTATGATTGGCTAAACGAGGTAATTTTGAGGGGAAAACAACCGAACGATTGTGCTGAAAAATGAAGCTAACATTTAGGAATTTAATAAATTGTGTgatttgattgaaaaataattatatctcttAAACTCATAGTGAAGGTTCAATCTTTAAGCTTGTATGTATGAAAAAGTATATCCGAAGATgacaatttcttaaataaattttcatactTCAAAAATTAGGATCTTTATATCTCTTGGCTGAAGATACTTGATAGCAACATAAATCAGAACATGCTTAAGGCCCAAGTTATGGATGAAGACAAACCCGAGACCCGCGATGAAAGGCCCAAGTGAAGCACCAAACGACATGTGTATCTGGACAATTATGCATAGATGTGGTGGGGAGGAAAGAATGAATGGAGTTAGTTACAACTGTTTTTCATTTCAGAATTCTATTAGAAAAGCTGTTAGAAATCTATTATTGCAATCGTGCTTTGTAAATTCTGTTCTTACAGAGAATCATCCCACGAAATGTATTTAAATAAGTTTGCAATGAATGAAATGGCAAGAAGAATTTCAGCTTAGCTTATTAGTGTACAATGGAGGCTGCCTTGTCCTCGAAATCAAGGACCCTTCTCCTTTGCTCGTATCAATTGGTTCGACCTGTCATGGTTGACCACACTACCCGTAAAACCACCACTGACCGCTTAGAAAATGCTATCTCTCACCTCACCATTCACCATGATTCCCTTTCCGATAGACACGCCGACCTGGCCAACAAGGTCGATTCCATAATGGATCGCCTTAACCAGCTCACTACTCTCCTAACACCACCTCCCACTCAACACCCTCCGCCACAACCTCCCGTCAAACTCGAGGTTCCTCGTTTGGACAACCATGACCCTATAGGGTGGATCTTCAAGATCTCCCAATTTTTTTACTACCAACGCACCCCGGACGAAGAACATATCATTGTCGTCTCATTCTATATGGATGGACCGACTTTAAGTTGGTACCAATGGATGTTCCGCAATGGGTTCATCACATCCTAGAGCGGTCTTCTTCAAGCTTCGGAATCGCGGGTTGCCCCATCGTTCTACGACGACCCTATGGGCGCCCTATTCAAACTTTCCCAGCGCGGATCAGTGAACAATTACCTCATGGAATTTGAGCGCCTCACGAACCAAATCATTGGCCTCCCACCAACATTCCTTCTCAGTTTCTTTATTTTCGGTTTCTCGTCAGACATTCGCCGTGAGGTCCAAGCATTGCAGCCTATTTCTCTTCCCCAAGTCACTGCCCTTACTAAGCTGTAGGAAGATAAATTGAATGATCGACGACACGGTCACTATCCACCACCATCCcctctccaatcacctttccatCACTTGTCCCACCTTCTCACCACACACCCAAAGCCCATTTTATTCACCGAACTCCTGACAAAATGGTTTTCCGCCGAGAGAAAGGCCTTTGTTACAATTGCAACGAGAAATGGAGTTCATCCCACCGCTGCAAAGGTTGTATCCTTCTTTTTATTGTAGACCCCGAAGAACCTAATACAACCCCTGAATCCACACCTTTAAAACCCACAAACCCTGCAACAGACCTCTATACGTCCCCAAACCCCCCTCACATTAGCCTTCACGCCCTTTCCGGCCTTTCAGTCCTAGAAAATTTTCGAATTTATGGTTCCATTAATGGTGTTCATCTCACAGTGTTGATCGACTGTAGGGGTACCCAGAATTTCATTCAACTACGCATGGCCAAAGGCACCTCCCAACTACAAATACTTCATCTTTGTGTGTCATGGTTGGCAATAGCTCCGTCTTGGACTGTCGCCAACTCTGTCTCACCACCCCTTTGCTTCTCCAGGGCCACATGTTCACAGTGTCTCTCCACGGCCTACCCATCAGTGGCGCTGATGTCGTTTTAAAAGTAGAATGGTTGAAAAATTTAGGGTTGATAATTACATACTACACCACCTTAACTATGCAATTCACCCACTTGGACCTCCTAGTGGAACTCTGCGCCGATGTCGCAAGTCACGTGACTTCTCCAGACCCGATCCACCCCAGCTCTTCTTCACTTGTCACTGCTTCTTGTGCCTAACCCAAACCCGTTTCCTGAATCGGTCCACCCAATACCATCCATCCAAGCCATCCTTACCAGATTCTCCCATATCTTCCACAAGCCAACTCAATTGCCCCCCTCCTCGCCAAATCATCCACCATATCAACCTTACTCCCATAGTTGAACCAATGAACGCCCGTCTCTATTGGTACCCTTATTTCCAAAAGTTCAAAATCGAGAAACaagtggtgaagctccttcatTCAAGCATGATTCGTATCAGTTGCAGTCCTTTATCCTAGTTGGTTCTCCTGGTTAAGAAGGACAGGTCCTAGTGCATATGCGTGGACTATCGTGCACTTAATTTCATTACTGTCAAAGACCGTTTTTTGATACCAACGATAGATGAATTCTTGGACGATCTTGGTCATGCTTCCTGGTTTTCAAAACTTGATCATTGTCAAGGTTTTTACCCGATTTTAATGGCTGGCGACAATATTGCAAAGACTGCATTTCATACCCACCAAGGTCATTATGAGTATCGCAAAATTCCTTTCAGTTTTTGTAATGCACCTTCAACTTTTCAGGTGACAATGAATGCACTCCTTCAATCATTCTTGCGCAAATTCACGACAGTCTTCTTTGATGACATTCTCATCTACAGTGATACAATGTACTCTTACCTCCATCACTTGCTATTGATCTTCGAAACTTTGTTACAAGGACGGTTTTACCTCAAGTGTTCCAAATGCTTGCTTGCCCAACTGCAATTGGAATATTTAGGTCTCATTATCTCCGGTAGAGGCATTGAACTGGAACAATCCAAAATCACGGCGATGTTTGATTGGCATGTGCCCTCCAATCAAAAGGACTTGCATGGGTTCTTGGGCCTCACCAGTTTCTATCACAAATTTATCAAGGGATACGCAACCATTGCCTCTCGCCTGACTTTGCTTTTATGCAAAGACAAATTTGTGTGGACATCGAAATCACAACTAGCTTTTGATAACCTCAAAAGAGCAATGACCGAATCCTTAGTGCTGACTCTTCCAgacttttctttgttgttggtGTTGGAAACTTTTGCTTCTGATAGTGCCATGGGAGTTGTGCTAATGCAACAGAACCACCTTATTGCTTTCTTCAGCAAACAATTCAGCCCACACATGCAACGTGCTTCTACTTACGTTCATGAGTTACATGTTATAACCACCGCTATTCACAAATGGCGTAACTATTTGCTTAGTCATCAATTCATCATCCTCATAGATCATCGGAGTTTAAAAGACTTGATGTTCAGGTAATTTAAACCCCTGAGCAACAGTATTACCTTACCAAATTGTTGGGCTATGACTACAAGATCTAATATAAGCATGGTGATTCCATTGTTGTGGTGGATGCCCTTCCCCGCATTAATTCCAATTTTGAAGGCTAACTCATCATCCTATCATTACCCAACTTCGACTTCATGGATCAACTCCATCAAGCTCTTCACGAAAGTCTTGCTTTTTGGGCAATGACAAAGTCAATTAGAACTAACCCCACCTCATACTCGGACTACAAAATCCATAATGAGCTGATCTTATGCAAGGGTAGTATCTGGTTAGACCCTGCAAACTCTTTTACTTGGGTTCTGTTAGTGGAATTTCATTCCACTCCCCTTGGCGATCACTTGGGGGTTGCCAAAACCTTCATCGCTTGCAGTCCAATTTTATATGGGATCATATGATGTGTGATGTTAAGCTATTTGTTTGGCAATGTCAGACTTGCCAACAACTTAAACGCATCACTAGACACCCTACAGACCGCCTACAACCATTACCCATGCCTTTAGGAATTTGGGAGGACCTCTCACTGGACTTCATTATCCACCTTCCACGATCGCAGGGTTTCACAACTATTATGGTAATGGTGGATTTTTTTCAAAAGGGGTACATCTTGGGGCTCCTCCCCCACAATTCACAGCGTTCAAAGTAGCAACTTTATTCCTAGACACAGTTTGCTTCACGGTCTTTCTCATAGCTTCGTCTCTGACCATGATCTTATTTTTGTTAGTGCATTTTGGAAAGAGTTATTTAAACTAAGTGGCACTTCTTTACGGATGAGCACCGCATATCACCCGCAGATGGACGACCAAACAGAGGTAATGAATTGTGTGGTTGAGCAGTATCCTAGATCCTTTGTTCATTCTCATCCATCTAATTAGCATCAATTCTTGGCTCTCCCTAAATGGTCCTACTACACCTCCCTTCATTCCAGCACGAGAATAACTCCTTATGAGGCCACTTTTGGCAAACCTCTACCTTCTATACCCCAATGTATTATGGGAACCTCTAAAAACAAAGCAGTGGACTCTCTTCTGACTACCAGGGAGGCCATTCATTCGTCCCTGAAGCACCGCCTCCTTAAAGCTCAGGAAACCGTGAAGAAACACGCTAATGCAAAACACCAAGATGACAAGTTTGCGGTTGGACAATGGGTTTACGTCAAACTTCGCCCGTATTGCCTAGGATCAGTTACAGGTGTTGCTCACCATAAGTTTGCCAAGTGTTTCTATGGTCCTTTCGAGATTACAGAATGTATTGGAAAGGTTGAATATCATCTTTAACTACCAAAGAACTCAAAGATACATCCAGTTTTCCACTATTCATTATTGCGTCCACATTATGGTCCACTCACACTTGATTCGAACCCCTTGCCACCTCATGTTGTGGACAACCAACCTATACTACAGCCATTGTCCATTTTATCATCCAAAGTGGACTCAACCATTGACCCTCCTACACCCATGGTGTTAGTTCGATGAAATGGTTTACCCCTAGAAGAAACCACTTAGGAGAATTGGAACACGCTTCGCAACACTTACAACCTTAACGACAAGGGGGTTTTCTTAGAGGGAGGTAATGATAACAACATAAACCAGAACATACCTAAGGCCCAAGCTATGGATGAAGACAAACCCGAGACCCGCGATGAAAGGCCCAAGCAAGGCACCAAATGACCTACGTATTTGGACAATTACGCATAGTTGTGATGGGGAGGAAAGAATTAATGGAGTTAGTTACAACTGTTTTCCATTTCAGAATTCTGTTAGAAAAGTTGTCAGAAATATGTTATTGCAATTCTGCTTTGTAAATTCTATTATTACATAGAATCATCCCATGAAAtgcatttaattaaataagtttgCAATGAATGAAATGATAAGAAGAATCTCAACTTAACTTATTAGTGTAGAACTGAGGCTCCATTGTCCTCGAAATCAAGGACCCTTCTCCTTTGCTCATATAATATTGTATAAaaatgatgaataaaaaaaactctactttaattttcaatattataattgagtgtaatgttttaatttttcaatattataATTGAGTGTAATGTTTTAACTTTATAAAGACACTTAaacttgaatttttaattttatagattatctttttttaaaaggataatTTTATAGATTATCATTctctttaatattcttttttgatTAAATCTTCTCCTATTATATACTATCTTTGTTGTTGTATAATAGAAATAAATGATCTTAGGACAACAAAACTTATAAGTATTGTTGTGAGACTAACCCGGGAATTTAGACAGGAAAAACAAAGGCTCTGAAATAGATATGACACTAACGACGGACTAAACCATcttcaatataaatatttataataagattaactaataaaaataaatgttaattaatactattaaaatagataataataccaatttaaatatgatattaatacACATGAAAACAggaattaaaactaattaaaatatgaaacagaaataattttatataataattataatgagattcaaccttttaaaatatttaatttaaaaacatgaactttaaatattatttatcaataaaatcctttaaaaaatctttcttgtttaaaaaaaaaagacacatcAGATTAAGTATGATTTCTATATGGCGGCAAATAGCAGGGAAGGTTCAGATTGAAGACTTGTAGAATCTCAACACTTTCTTATCATATGAGTTCGTGAACCAAACTTTGAGCTGTTACACAATTGGATTCAGCTCATGAGGGGGGAATCTACTTTATTACAACGGTCTAGTTTCATGCTGTAAAAGAATTAATACTGATTATAGAGAAAGATACAGAAACATAACAAGTACACAAAGAAACTATATATGGTTCCAAATCTTTCTATCTTGGCAACTTCGCCAAAGGAATAATCCACCAATGTGCATGCTTTCATTTATGGAATAAAATGTCTAACAATTCGTATATGTTATACGTAGATGCTGGAAAGCAATTGCCCTTCGATAGTGCACTTTCACACAACATGATTGGTTTGAACTAGTGAATTGAGTCCCACCATGTTTGCTTACTCGTTTGTAATGTGGATTTCTACGTCTTCATTCCCATAAGCttttcattgaaatttttaCGTTTTTTAGTATTTGAATGTGATTTTCTATATATCTTCTAGACATGTGTCCAAACACAGGCTCCCCCTTCCTagtattattgattaaaaaattcagCTATTAGGCATATTTGTAACACCTGtagaaactttattttactagGTGAGATCGGATATGaatcacaacaacaaaaaccttACATTAGAGATACCATTTACTATGAGACTTCTCTTAACTTATAATCTACTCTTTTTTATTGGTGTTTCGAGTAATCTTCTTTACAcatgtttaaatattattaactcatttcattttatcttttccaACTTGTGTTGGTCAATTAGCTGACTTTAAACCAACACTAAAGCaatttttgttaatgtttttattttttatttttttgtgtttttaaactCATGTCAGCCATGGCGGAtgttaataaattgaaaagaaatattGTTTTGAAATGATAGAGTTGGTCAATATTAATGTCGACTTGATTGACATTACATTTCAATTTACCCTctcaaattaatttacaaaatttagtctctcGCTTCcctctttgattttcttttaaacCCCCAAACTTTgtcatcaaattaatttatcatctttcaaaatttccttgtAATTGTGGTTATACATAGCCGGTGGTGATGTTCTCATGCGTCCATATCCTCCTGGATTTTCTTCAACATACAAGAAGAAACAGTACAATTTCAGCTGCAAGAACCATAAAACATTGTAAGAAATAGTGATTCTAGAAAAAACCATGCATAATCCTAATATCTAAAGACTAAAAATCACTAGAGAAAtatagagatgaaagaaaattgagaaaatatataaaaatcaaaattagataCACCTTCTATTAAGAATGgtggaagaaaaagagagagagaaaggggagGTAATTAAAGGAGCATCTTCGTTTTCAAACTGGTAATTAGATAATTACTACTAGTAGAACATATTTTTGGCAGTTTAACAACTGTCAAAATTTCTGACAGTTTccattagtttttattttgtggtGATGTTAAAGAACCCAAATCTAATAGagttaaaagaaaattgatggAAGGGACAAAAACGAAATTATAATTGCTCCTGCAGTACCGACTAAACTAAACCATGTAGTTTTTAGGTAAAAGaacctaaacataaaaatagcGCCGAATAGCTTAACCGTTATATAATCAAAGAATGatatattatgtatttattaaaataaataaataaatttaatcaaactTGTAACCAGTGAAACTCGAATAATATATTCGagaatatataattgaattctTATAACCTTGCGCGTACGTATCTACATATTATGATTATCCAAAGAGAATATGTTAATAATACATATTATGATTATCCAAAGAACGGTGTTTAATTAACTTAACACTTATTAGTCTAGCATATGTGCACTAACCaacagaggaaaaaaaaaagccattTAAATCAAATCTGTGAGGCTGTGAGCTGTTTGAATTGAGTGTCAATTAATGgggcatattcttttatttatttaaaaataaaaatgtacgaCTTTCTTTCAGagtgggaaaaaaatattatctgtgAAGAAAAGAGAATGATGAGCTAATGATAGATTCGCCAACATTTTCCTTTTGTCACTAAAATTTTCTGTCATATGCAAAAGTTAAACTACGTACTTCTTAAAAATGTTATGTAACAACAAAATACAGTTATGTGAGACCTAAATTTAATACTTAAAAAACTGGAATAACTAATCACAGGACAATCAATAACTTATGGACTTCACAGAACCGCAGTGCCTATCTGTGGAAACAATGTCATTGTCACAATATATTCACACacccaataaaataaaataaaataaagttcggGAAACATGTCATTGTTACAATAAACACACACATGTGAAGACTAGAgtacacaataaataaaagaaaggaataaaaaaaaggagaggaTCGAGTTAAATAAGTGTAAAACCGTGTTTTGACATTCTGTAATGTTATATCAATCActtttcattataaatattttactaatacttatatttttttatctctcttttcttattattacataaaaataatccGTCTAAGTATAAGATGATCCAAGCCTTTACTTTAGGCCTTTCAAGAAAAAAGTTATCTACTATTACCATTTATGCAGTAACAGCAGGAACTTTTTGTTGCGTGGCgaaatttacatatataaatttgtgGGGACATTGTTTATATCATAAATtcctttttttaactaaattttaggTTATTGGAGCAATTCATAACTATACACATATAGTATattgagaaaaattaaaaacttaaggGGCAACTGCATGCTcctacttttaaaataaatgtaatgattaagattaattatttattataacattaaatttaaaaaatatatataaaaataaaaagtaac contains:
- the LOC100527572 gene encoding uncharacterized protein LOC100527572 (The RefSeq protein has 2 substitutions compared to this genomic sequence), which translates into the protein MAMAYVARSSESSQVLTFHSTAKWNAHFDALKQANKLMVVDFTASWCGPCKLMDPVIQEFATKYRDVEFVKIDVDELMEVSQHYQVQGMPTFMLLKKGKVANKVVGVRKEELQRLVEQHRK